CTACAGTGGCGCACTACCTAGTGAAAAGATTAGTTGGGGCAAACTTGATACGGACACCCCTAGTTACGTGATTGAATCGGACGCATCAATTGTAGCTCCGCTGATTTTTAATTACGTCCTGGGTCACTAATATCATGTCCGGTTGAATACTTACACGCTTGCGCCGAATCGAAGGCAGAGGGCACCCACCCCTAACCCCTCCCAGGAGGGGAATGGCATTTGGCAGAAGAAAAGGAGTAAAGTTTAATCGGAAATGGTTTTTTATCACTAATTATCCGGACATGATATAACCCTAGAAGTGATTATTTAGGGTAGTTGGGTCAAAGCCTTTACCCCGCCTTCTTTGGTGGAGCTATCGCCTATGAGTTCGGTAGCGCTAATCCCGTTATATGGAACTCAGGTGGTTTGCAGTATGGAAATTGCCGTAGATAGGGCTATTGAGCTAACACCTGCTCGAAATCTTCCCCATGCCAATTTCCTTATGCCCACTGCCCTAATAAATTGTAAGATAATAGTTTTGGGAAATCTTTAGTCAAAATAGTACACAAGATAGTACAGAGGAAGTTATATGTCCCGATATAGAGGCCCGCGTCTGCGGGTCGTTCGCCGTCTGGGTGATTTGCCCGGTTTAAGTCGTAAAACACCCCGCCGTGCCTATCCCCCAGGTCAACATGGTCAAAACCGTCGGAAACGCTCAGAATATGCGATCCGTCTCGAAGAAAAGCAAAAACTGCGCTATAACTACGGAGTGACTGAAAAGCAGTTAATTCGCTATGTCCGTAAAGCTCGTCGAGCCACTGGTTCCACTGGACAAGCTTTGCTGCAACTGCTAGAGATGCGACTGGATAACACAGTCTTCCGCATGGGTATGGGAGGTACCATCCCAGCGGCTCGTCAGCTCGTGAATCACGGTCATGTTACTGTAAATGGTCAAGTAGTTAATATTCCTAGCTATCAGTGTCGCCCTGGCGATGTGATTGCGGTTAGAAACCGTGATCAATCCCGCCGTCTAGTAGAACGTAACTTGGAATTTCCTGGCTTAGCAAACCTTCCTAGTCATTTAGAGTTTGATAAGAACACCTTCACCGGTAAGGTGAATGGGATTATTGATCGGGAATGGGTGGCATTACAAATTAACGAGCTACTGGTGGTTGAGTACTACTCCAGGAAAGTCTAACCCGGGTTGAAGGTTTACAACAACGGTTGTTCGCGTAGCGTGGCCTTTTGGCCAAGGTTAACAGGTTGAAGGTTAACAGGTTGAAGGTTAACAGGTTGAAGGTTAACAGGTTGAAGGTTAACAGGTTGAAGGTTAACAGGTTGAAGGTTAACAGGTTGAAGGTTAACAGGTTGAAGGTTAACAGGTTGAAGGTTCGGCTTCAGTTGAAAGTTAACAGGTTGAAGGTTGTTCGCGTAGCGTGGCCGAAAGGCCAAGGTTCTAACCTGGAACCTACTAAGCTCGAACCGGCTAACCTGGAACCAAGACCAAGAACACCTGTAACCTGCAACCTTCAACCTGATTAACCTTCAACCTTCAACCTGATTAACCTTCAACCTTCAACCTGATTAACCTGCAACCTTCAACCTGATTAACCTGCAACCTTCAACCTGATTAACCTGCAACCTTCAACCTGATTAACCTGCAACCTTCAACCTGATTAACCTGCAACCTTCAACCTGATTAACCTTCAACCTGAATAACCTTCAACCTTCAACCTTCAACCTGAATAACCTTCAACCTGAATAACCTTCAACCTGAGTAACCTTCAACCTGAGTAACCTGCAACCTAAAAAACTATCCGCCAATTTGTGACATCGTCCTTGTATATGAACCATCGGTACCAGAGTCTCTCTCCTTGAAATTGATTTCTGGTTTAATCATCAGCAACTGTCTGACCTGCTCTCTTAAGTCAGTGGTATCAATGCCGCTGCGTAGAGCAGTTTTTAAGTCAACTTGACCTTGTTCATTAAGTAGGCAGGGACGCAGCCAACCATCAGCAGATAGACGCATCCGATTGCAGCGATCGCAAAAACATTCTGACATCTGACTAATAAATCCCAGGGTGCCCTTGGCACCAGGAATCTGGAACACATCAGCTGGGCCATTACCCCGGACACTTGATTCTATCAAACCCCAGCGTAAGCGAATCCGTTGCCGTAATTCTTCCGAAGGTACCCACGCCCGCTCACCAAATAGCTGGGAGTTCCCGATGGGCATAAACTCGATAAATCGAACGTGCCAGGAGCGGTCAATGGTTAGAGCAGCTAAATCCAGCACTTCCTGGTCATTAACTCCTGGAATTACCACCACATTCAGCTTTAACGGGTCAAATCCAACCTGATGGGCAGCTTTTATCCCTTCCCAAGTCTGTTCCCAGCGCGAACGTCCCCGATTGCCGATAATTTTGTCAAATGTCTCTCGATTGAGGGAGTCCAGACTAATATTAATCCGCCGTAAACCCGCTTGGTAGAGTTCCTTTGCCATACCAGCCAGTAAAAAGGCATTGGTAGTCATGGCCAAATCTTGTGTTTCGGGTAAAGATGCGATCGCTTTAACTAAATCCACTACACCTGGACGCAATAGAGGTTCACCTCCCGTGAGGCGAAACTTTCTAAATCCTACCGGGATAAACACCTCCTCGACCAGAGTCAGCAGTTCTTGATCAGTGAGTAATTCTTGCCGTAGGATATAGTCAAGCTCTGCTCCTTGAGGCATACAGTACTGACAACGGAAGTTGCAGCGGTCAATTAGGCTAATCCGGAGATAGTCTACAGTATTCATAATTGCACCGAACCATGGGGTTTCAAAGGGTTTTGGTAATAGGTTATACCTATTCCGGAATCAGTCCCTCAGCCCTTGTAGCTAATGCTATGCAGCATCTCTTTCCAAGAATCCAGTGATACTGCAACGGTTAGGGTGCATTCCTTTTCTTGCAAAGTCTATTCTGTGACCCTCAAGGGAGTGTCACAATTACTTACTCATGGTGTACTCCCCTACCTAAAATCGATAAGAAACTACCAGTATCCCAGATTTAGGGGAAATGACCGACAAACCAGATTTTCTTCTATACGCACAACACGGATGGGCGGATAACTCTAAAGCGATGGCACGCCTTGCCCAATCCTTAGCCACATCCCGCACTGCCATAATTACTCCCGATCTCGGTTGGTTCAAAACTTGGCTCTGGATAGAACCCCTAATCAACCAACTCGAACACATTGTCTTAGATACCATTGTCACTTATCCCCAGACACCAATCCGAATTATTGGTCATTCCATGGGTGGCTTAATTTGGCTAGAACTCCTTAGCCGTCACCGAGACTGGTGGTCACAAGTAGAATCGTTAGTGTTGATTGGTTCTCCTATTGGTGGTGCAGATCTAGCTAGAATTATAGACCCCTTGGGCATTGGTATTGGTATCGCAAAGGATTTAGGTATCAACCGCCGACAACTAGCAGAGTCCATTGGCGCAGTGATTCCCACATTAGTAATAGCTGGTGATAGTGATCACGGTAGCGACGGTACGATTACAATAGAGACAACCAAGTTTTCTCCTAGTAAATTCGTTTGTTTACCTAATGTGCGTCATGCTGCTCTCAAAAATCATCCGTTAGTCGCAGCAGAAATCCATAAATTTTGGGCGAATCCAGTTATCACACAACCTCCTCCACCAGGAGACTTTATTACTAGCTTAATTCAACAATTACACTCAGTCCCAGGTATGACTGATGGTCATAGTCGAGATTTTCACCGAGCCAAGACCTATATAACATTTAAAAATGGCATTTCTATTCGGACTTGGCAGAATCCTTTACTAATACACCATGTCTTTGTAGCTAGCCCTGAAGGAGACTGTCTCTACAGTGGTTTTGTAGGTTGGATACATAATCAAGCGTTATATCAAACCCTTGGTACTATAGCAAAGGGAGTAGGGAGTAGGGAGTAGGGAGTAGGGAGTAGGGAGTGGGTGCATCTTTTTATTGTAAATCTATAACTAAAGGAAGTGTGGGTCGGGTGTGTGGGTAGATTTTTA
The Moorena sp. SIOASIH genome window above contains:
- the rpsD gene encoding 30S ribosomal protein S4, translated to MSRYRGPRLRVVRRLGDLPGLSRKTPRRAYPPGQHGQNRRKRSEYAIRLEEKQKLRYNYGVTEKQLIRYVRKARRATGSTGQALLQLLEMRLDNTVFRMGMGGTIPAARQLVNHGHVTVNGQVVNIPSYQCRPGDVIAVRNRDQSRRLVERNLEFPGLANLPSHLEFDKNTFTGKVNGIIDREWVALQINELLVVEYYSRKV
- the moaA gene encoding GTP 3',8-cyclase MoaA is translated as MNTVDYLRISLIDRCNFRCQYCMPQGAELDYILRQELLTDQELLTLVEEVFIPVGFRKFRLTGGEPLLRPGVVDLVKAIASLPETQDLAMTTNAFLLAGMAKELYQAGLRRINISLDSLNRETFDKIIGNRGRSRWEQTWEGIKAAHQVGFDPLKLNVVVIPGVNDQEVLDLAALTIDRSWHVRFIEFMPIGNSQLFGERAWVPSEELRQRIRLRWGLIESSVRGNGPADVFQIPGAKGTLGFISQMSECFCDRCNRMRLSADGWLRPCLLNEQGQVDLKTALRSGIDTTDLREQVRQLLMIKPEINFKERDSGTDGSYTRTMSQIGG
- a CDS encoding alpha/beta hydrolase gives rise to the protein MTDKPDFLLYAQHGWADNSKAMARLAQSLATSRTAIITPDLGWFKTWLWIEPLINQLEHIVLDTIVTYPQTPIRIIGHSMGGLIWLELLSRHRDWWSQVESLVLIGSPIGGADLARIIDPLGIGIGIAKDLGINRRQLAESIGAVIPTLVIAGDSDHGSDGTITIETTKFSPSKFVCLPNVRHAALKNHPLVAAEIHKFWANPVITQPPPPGDFITSLIQQLHSVPGMTDGHSRDFHRAKTYITFKNGISIRTWQNPLLIHHVFVASPEGDCLYSGFVGWIHNQALYQTLGTIAKGVGSRE